The DNA segment TATGATTTGAGAAAGATGCAAAATCAGGAACATGTTTTAGCAAGTAACAATGATAATCAGTGAGATAAGCAGGAGCTTTTGTCTGCCGTTTTGATCTAACAGGATCAGAATCATGAGAAGATGAAGGCATAGAAGGTACAGACTCAGAATGAGGAGAAATAGACAAAGGAAAAGAAGAGTCATTTTGAGTATCTTCATGATCAGATGTATGTAAAAAATCAGCTTCAAAAGAGGCAGGGAACAAAGATTCAGGAATaggaagaggaagaacagaTTGATCAAAGATATCAGAAACTCGAGGGTTGGTTTTATATGGGAAAACAGTCTCATGAAACACTACATTGCGACTGATAGAGATGACATTAGTATCTAAATCCAGGACTTTATAACCTTTGTACCCACTAGGATAACCAAGAAAAATACATTTGGACGCCCTTGGAGAAAACTTGTGTCTATCTTTTAACAGAGTTGAAACATAACAAAGACACCCAAAAGCTCTAAGGTGATCATAAGTGGGAGATTTAGAAGTAAGAAGCTCAAATGGGGTTTTATTTTGAAGTAATGGAGAAGGGGTGCGGTTTATAAGGTATACAGAAGTCAAGATGCAATCGCCCCAAAAGTGAAGTGGAACATTAGACTGGAAAAGAAGAGCGCGAGCCACATTTAAAATGTGTTGATGCTTGCGCTCAACAACAGAATTTTGTTGGGGTGTATAAGCACAAGAGAAGTAATGTAAAATGCCTTTTGATTTTAGTAAAGAGGAAAAATTGAGTTCAGGGGCATTGTCTGAGCGAATGCTCTTGACTTTGGTTTGATATTGGGTTTCTATAAGTTCTAAAAACTCAGGAAAGACTTTAAGAACAGAGCTTTTGTTTGGTAAAAGATAAACCCAAGTGACTCTTGTGCAGTCATCAACAAGTGTTAGAAAGTATTTATATCCTTCAAGAGTTTGAACATGAAATGGACCCCAGACATCTAAATGAACCAGATCAAATGGAAAAGAAGACAAATTGTTTGAAGATGTAAAAGACAGACGCTTCTGTTTCGCAAGAGGACAAACAGGACAGACTGAATCAAAAGACGTTTTCCCATTTGGAAGGTTTAAAAGTTTTGATAAATTTTGAAGCTTAGAAGGAGAAGGATGGCCAAGACGCTGATGCCAAACTTCAGAAGAAATGTGAAGAATAGAATTGATTGGAGAGGAATGTGCTTCAGGAGAATGCAGGATATATAGGTCTTGATAAAGACTACCCTTCCCAATCGTGGAGTCCAGCATACGCTCCTGAAGCATAAAAGGGTTAAAAGGAAAAATGAGGCACTGATTGGACGAGAAAAGGACAGAGATGGAGCTATTTCTGGTTAAAGCACTGATGCTAAGAAGGTTGAATTTGAAATTTGGGATGTATAAAACCGAATGAAGAGTTAGATGATCAGATACAATGATTGTACCAGAGACAGTAACAGGAATTCTGCTACCATCAGGAAGTGTCACTGTAGTATCAGTGATACTCTCAGTGGTATGGAAAAGAGTTAGATCAAAACAAACATGACAACTTGCTCCTGTATCTATGATCCAAGATTTTGCAGAAAATGTAGGATGGCTATTAATTTCAGCAGAACAAAGGGTAAAGTTGGAGAGTTTACCAGGTGGAGGTAATGGCAAAGGTGTTAAGTGGGGTTGTGGTTGAGAAGTAGAAGCTGATCCATCTGCCAAGGTAAACTTAGTCCCTGAAATCTGAGCACAACTGTTCTGGTTTGAAACAGAAGTTGTGTTGAAAACACCAAGAAGACGTTGAATCTGATCTGCTGTAATATTCCCAAAGTAACCACCATGTTGATCATAGAGAGACAAATTATCAGAAGCTTGATTCACTGCATTTGCCACATTTTCTTTCTTTGGAGGCCAATTAGTGTTTGGTTTACTCGTAGGTGTCGCAGACTGAAGTTGTTGCTTGCTATAGGACCCCTGAGTTCTGTAACCCGGTGGAAATCCATGAAGCTTGTAACAACGATTCACCGTATGCCCCATCTTTCCACAATGTGAACATACCATACGGTTCTGCGGAGGTTTGTTGTTCCCATAAGCTGCAACCATCTGATCAGTCTGATTCGATGTCTCCACCATTTGAGACGTTTGAAACACAACAGAGCTTGAGGATGCACCACCTTTCATAGACCTCTGTCTTTCTTCTTGAGAAACCAAATTAAACACCCTCGATAGAGTCGGTTTAGGATCCATCATCAGGATTTGACCTCTTGTAGCAGTAAACGAATCATTAAGCCCCATCAAAAACTTCAGCACACGGTCTTGTTCATCTCGTTGAGCAAGTTGCTTCATACTGGAACAATCCAAACgaccacaacaacaagaaggaGATGCCTCATGATTCTTCAATTCTTCCCATAATTGTTTCAATCGTGTATAGTATTCGCTGACGGTTTGAGAGCCTTGAACTTCAGTGAAGATCTGTTGCTTAATCTCAGCTGTACGAGGACCATCACTTTGCTTAAACTGGTCATGTATATCAAGCCACATCTGCCTAGCCGTATCCAGGTACATGATGCTCTTCGCTATAGGCTTATCCACAGCATTGACAATCCAAGAACAGATAATATTGTTGCATCGAGTCCAAGAACCATAGTCAGGATGTGATTCTTCTATATCAGGATAAGTTCCATTCACAAAGACTAACTTGTTCCTAGCTCCCAAAGCCATCAACATAGATCTACGCCAGGTATTAAAGTTTCCTAGTCCTGTTAGCTTCTCAGAGACTAAGGAGATACCTGCGTGATCTGCATTATGAACAAACAGCGGATTTGAGTTCGGATCTTGAAGAGAAGCCGTTGCAGTCGATCGATTCGTCGGCGTTTGATTCGTCGGAGTAGTCACCGGAGATGTGTTCTGATTCACAGCGTTTGCATATGATGTCGGCATCAATGAGAATCAGAACAATCGGAGTTCGAATCAAAGCAAGTCGAATCGAAAGAAGATGAATTCAAGTAACAACGAAGAGAAGAAAGCTCAGAACGACCTCTAGATCTGAATGATGTAGCGGAAGAGAAGAGCACGAGGCTCTTATACCATATTAGATCTGAGGATCGAGCTCCATTGATagagcgaagaagaagaagatgaaagttTGTTACTATTGAATTAAAGAGTTTGTTACATTTGGTTATGTATTTATACTACCCAATCTCGGTTTAACCAACACGTTAACCGGACTTTACTTAAGTCTAATAGTAGATACACTCATAACAGGACAAGCGATTTAAAGAAATTAGGAGCAATGATAGATCTAGTTTTAAGTTTGCGTTTACAGCTGGTAATTTCATTTACTTTCTGGTCTCTGAACAATATATCTGATTAATTCAAACATTAAGTTGTATATAGACGCAATTGATTGGTCTATTGAAGAGAATAAATATTGTTTCTTACCATGTAAAAATTAGAAATTCCTGTATAATTTATATAGTGATTCCATGTAATTTCGTTTCTTTAATTAAAATACATTGTATTCTATAATTTTTGAACTAAATTATCATATGATTAAAATTAAGAAATCTCTTCTCTGTTTGATCGAAATTTTCATGTTTCTTGCTGTGTGAATCGAAAATAATGGGCCTTATATAGCCTGTACCTTTAAGCTTGTCCACGAATCAAGGCATGACCCAATGTTACGCACGTGTGAGTTGTTTCAGACCGCACGGGAAAAAAATAGAAGTCATTTGAAAACAGACATAGGTTTGTAAGAGAGGGAAAAAATAGAAGGAATACGAAACCATCCTCTTTCTTGGACTGTTCACTCACTCTCTCTCACTGTTTTTTTTCAAGCATAGATCGCTCGGCCCTGTTGTCTGTTGGCGTCTCCATCTCGATTGCTCGCACCTTGTTTCTCCCTATCTATTCTACAAAGGAATCGCATAAGCTCTCGAGATTGTTCTCACCTTTCTACTTTCACTTCTTAGCAATGAGGTTTCTCTCTGAACTTGGATCCCTCAAGAAATGAAGAGCACAGAGCCCGTTAGGGTTGCCGTCAACATACGGCCCTTGAAGGGATGCACCGATTGCATCACCGTCACACCTGATGAGCCACAGGTACTCAAAAAGGAATGATTCATTACAAGCACAGTGTTATTATAGTCTTAGTGCTCATTTTATttggcttcttttttttttttgctgttttgAACAGGTTCACATAGGATCTCATACTTTTATGTATGATTTTGTATTTGGAAACGCTGGCTTACCTTCTTCTTAGATCTACCACCGATGCGTTGCTCCTCTTGTGGAAGATCTCTTCAAAGGGTACAACGCAACAGTTCTTGCTTACGGCCAGGTTTGATTTTTGAGATTACTTTTTTTAACTCCTTAAATTACTACTTGTTTGATCAAactcattgttttttttttttttgggtttgttGCTATTTAAAGACTGCTTCAGGTAAAACATACACCATGGGCATGGGTACTAACTTTGGAACAAGTGACGGCATTATACCAAAAGTAATGGAAGATGTATTTACTAGAATGGAGGCAGTCAAATCTCAGATACGAGTATCTTTTCTTGAGGTTAGAAGAACATCTATTTTAGTCTTGTTTATATgagagagatatgttgtgttctGTTAATTACTCTTTACTCTTATGTAACGCAGATTTATAATGAAGAGATTTACGATTTGCTTGCCTCAAACCCGTCAAGAGCTCCAATTATAATCAGAGAAACTGCTAGTGGAGAGATAACTTTGCAAGGCGTTACTGAGGTAGAAGTGAAGACTAAAGAGGAGATGAGCTCGTATCTAGCACGAGGCTCTTTCACTCGTGCTACTGGCAGCACAAACATGAATATAAAATCAAGGCACTGGTCTATAACTTAACTGAATTTCTTTCCATTTTTGCACAATtatcttaatatatattaatgccTTTCTgttattgtttgttttgtttagcCGTTCACATGCTGTCTTCACAATATCTCTGCAAATCACAAGAGCTGAAGAAATATTGTGTGCAAAGCTTCGTCTAGTAGACTTAGCAGGGTCAGAGCGTGCCAACCGAACAGGAGCTGACGGGATGCGTTTAAAAGAAGGGCGCCACATCAACAGTAGTCTTCTAGCGCTAGGGAATGTGATCAGTATACTAGGAGATgagaggaagagaaagaaagGAGTTCACATTCCTTACCGTGTTAGCAAGTTAACTCGCTTGCTTCAGGTATCAatgtttgttctttttttttttgttattatgtcctaaaataaatgatttattgTTCTGGTTTTCACTTTATGTCTTACCTCAGTTTTTTTCCAATTTAGGATTCTCTTGGAGGCTTAGTTGGCTGAGGCCACATACAAGACTTCTTAATATAtctgtgttcaaaaaaaaaaaggattctCTTGGAGGCAATAGCAAAACCGTGATTATTGGTATGGTTTTTAcatctataaatattttcttattcaaGCATTTATTATAATGACTTAATGTGTGATGCAGCTTGTGTAAGTCCAGCAATTTCAGATGTTGAGGAGACACTGAATACGCTGAGGTATGCAAATTGTGCTAGAAATATTAAGAACAAAGCAGTGGTACAGAAGCAGAAGACGTCTGCACCATCCTTTGACTACGATGCTACGTTCAAGGAGCTCACACCATTAAAATCGGAGGCAAAGAACAAAGCAGTGGTACATGAGCATAAGCCGTATGTACCATCATTTGACTATGATGCTATGTTCAAGGAGCTCACACCATCGAAATCGGAGTCTTTGCCGGTCTATGACAAGCCTGTGTATGATAAAGAGGATGTGTTCCAAGCTTTCTCTGAGCTTAAGATCCCATGGACTTCTCAAGCTGCTAGGTTTGATGATCTGTTTGCTTCCAGCTCATCACGTTCAGAGCTGAGGAAACCGGTCTATGACAAGCCTGTGTATGATGAGGATGTCTTTGAAGCTATCACTGAGCTTCATGTTTTTGAAGCTATGCCTGAGCTTCAGTGCGATGAGGATGTCTTTGAAGCTATCTCTGAGCTTCAAATCCCATCTACTTCTCAACCAGACGATGTTTCTTCCTCGTCACCTTCAGAGTTTACAAAACATAACACTTCTTCTTTGGATGTTTCTCCCAAGAAGACAGAGAGTGAACAAGAAGATAAGTGTCAAAACAAACCAATGGAGATCATTGATCTCATTGATGATGAAGCTGAAGATCAAGAAAAGCCCTTCATTGATCTCACGACTGATGAAGAAGCTGAAGTTAAAGAAAAGCCCTTCATTGATCTCACGACTGCTGAGTGTCACTTAGAGCTAAAGGAACTGAACAAGAGACTTGAAGAAAAGGAGGTAGTGTGTTCGTTTTTAGTATTTTTCATGTGTTTCCTAAAGATAGTATGCATATAAACttcaacaatatatatatatatatatatatatatatatatatatatatatatatatatatcttcttgAAGGCTGAAATACGAGGAAGTGACGAGGAAAAGGTTCAACTAGAAAAGGAGAAAAGAGCTTTGCAGGTCTGTGTTTTTTAGTGGTTTATATTGTGTTTTTAGTGGACTCAAATGTTTGATGAAATGAAATATGCATTGACAGAGAGAGATTGAAGGTTTAAGACAGAAGCTTGCTAGCGGATCATCTGCCACACCATCTTGCACTTGCAGTAAGAGGTCTAGCTGCAAGACACTAAGGTGCCAATGCTTAGTTGCAAACTATTTTTGTGTTGCGTCATGTGGGTGTTCTTCGGTCAAATGCTCCAACAGAAGCAGGGATGAGAGAGTCTTGTAGctagtacttttttttttttaatcttgtaATATATATGGCTTGTAGCCTATCACATGGTGAGTGTGATTTAGGATGGCCAGTAGTTGTATTTAAAAATGGCTagagaagttaaaaaaaaaagtattttgatCAGAGTTATATGGTGAGTAGAGACTCCTGAGTTCCTTTCACTCAAGTCTTGTAACAACTTTCTATCATTGAAATGCAACTTACGTTATATTATATCTGTTATTTCTTCAGTTTTGTATCTCTTAGTCTTTCTGGAAGAAAATGAATCTGTGTCAGGTACCTTACCAATCTCAAACTTGAGTGAACTTGAAAGAAGTTGAATTTGTTTGTCTGCAGGTTGTGGATACTCTAAATCTCACTGGATTAGACCGTGCTTAATTATGTTCAGCGATATCACTGGATTATGCAGGAATATGTCTTTCATTTGCAGCATCCATTGGGTTTTTGTTTAGACCGATCATCAGTTAAGAGTGTTTATGTATGTGACATTAATGATGGATAATGGTCACGTTTGTAAGAATTGTTTAAGAGTTGGATCCTTAACTTTTCATGTGTTTTGAAGGAAACATGGGATTCGAAATATCGAAATAATTCTTGGAGATAATAGCACACTTGAGCATAAAGAGACATATGACTGAGTATTCTCCATCAATGTTTGAGGTTAGGATTTGTTTTTAAACTAAACTttattactccctctgtttcaaaatagtTGATGTTTTGGATGAAGGCATAAGAATTAAGACATACATATTTTCCTAAAAAGTgacactaaaaatattaaataaatctaatccAGCCAATCattaaaaatactataaaacATTATTGGTCACACAGTTTTCAATGAActttaaactaattaaaaaatatcaaacatcggtttgacaaaaaaaaatatcaaacatcatatattttgaaacatcaataactcttcaaaacatcatctattatgaaacggagggagtattatgtTACATTTATCTGAAGTGATTGAGCTGTGATTTCATCAGGAGGAGATCAACTTACGGTTAGCTCTAACAAGCAAAGTTGAGCACTCTAGTTGGCCCCTTCAGCCATGACTATGAGAAGctcatattttgtatttaatgcATTGTTGTTATCACTTGGCCAATCAATTGATCATTTTATTCTATAAAAACTTTATATATGGCTTTCTTCTTCCCTAGTCTTCTTGTGTTTCTGCCTATTATTTTTGACTCGTCAATGAGTGATGAGAATATTCATCAGGACACAAGTAAAGCTGCCTCAGAGTTAAACAAACTGAAAAGCTTACGTCCTGAGTTAGGTCCGTTTGCATTTGTACGTGGACTTAACGACTAGGCCTAAATGTATTTTCTTTCGAGTATCTTTAATTCCCGATGTAGCTTTTTGGGCCGTCGAGCCTTTTATTGCATGTTGGTTGAGAAAAGTATAATAAAACTGTGGTTATTGATTAGTTGAGAAAAGAATAAACAAGTGTTAGTTTAATGATCGATGCTTGGAGCATGAACAAGTTAGCGATTAGAAAAGAGAGAACATgagctagtttttttttttttttttaagaaaaggcTTTCAGAACATGAGCTAGTTTGCCTTTCGTATTACTTAATTAAAACTGgcttaataaattatataaaagtaattgtatataatttgattggtaAGCTGTCCATTAACAGAATATAACGTAGTCAACTAATCATAATGCTATGTATTTGgagtttttttattcatttggaaaaaaaatcttactaaTACTGCTGCAATAATCATAACTTATGATTCATAAGGCTGCAACTGGATTGTCCAAATTTAGAATGAAATAAGTTGAAATGCTATGTTCCATACATTCCagttttttttaccatttatcttgaataaaataaaatgtttattcCATCGattccaaaaagaattaaacaaaattcaaataaatcaTTCCACTATTATTTTGATCATGAATGAATGGAATAGATTTATTCcatgttttttaatatttcatttcTTTCATTCCATTCCTTTTATTTCATTCCTTTTTATCCCACTAATTCCATTATACATTAACCAAAAGATCATGTGATTTTATCACGTTGTTTGTAGATTAGTATTTCATTAAATAAATTGATTTTATGAGAAATATGTTACTCAAAACTTGTAAAAGCTTACTTATAAATTTAATCCGTCATTACGTAGTACACGTAATTAACAATGCCTGGTGGGTTGAATTAAGAAATGTGAAAGCTGTGCCTATATGTATTtatccgatttttttttttgaacttaagtTATCCGATTTGTTGCtgcattatatattattaagatCGTAACAATTAACGAGGAAAAGactcaagagagagagagagagagagagagagagagagagagtcatgGAGACGATTGTTAAGGTAGCTTATGACGCATCCGTGAAGACAGTTTTGACGTTGTTGGAGAAGAATCTGTTACCAGATGTTGTCATAAGGAGGCTGACGCGGCTGCTTCTCGCCGGTCGACTTCGTTCCGGTTACAAACCTACGGCGGAGCTGCAACTTTCCGATCTCCTCCGTTTCGTCAACTGTAAGTTACAACATACCTAGATTTTTTCGTCAGACAACATACCTAGCTGATCCTCTTGTTTTGGtattaagttaaaaaaaaaaaatttagattttgtttattGAGTGATTGCGACGGTCTTGTACGAACTGGTTGGTGTTtgcttttgggttttaatttcGTCTGTCACCAGAAGACTTTAGTGGGCCACGGTACTAGGTTTGTTGTGAGTAATCTTTTTGTTTCATGTGtgtaaaaatgtatatatgaaaatatattaaaaatctctttgaaaatgttatcttttttttttatattttgaaacacgAAAATGTTATCTTTTATTGTTTGGATATTGTTGTTGAGAGATCCACTAACACAAATTTCttcttttatagatttttatacCTAGAAACTCTACAACTCAGTTTTATCTTGTTGACTGGATCTCCGTGATCTAAGCATACAAGACTACATCAAAGCCGTAGTTATATGATAGTTTTGTTGATGATAGAAAAATCTACAACTcagttttatcttgttaactgTCCACAAATATACAATCAAATATGGGCATAGATcgtttgatattttaaaatttgatacaaTATTTTGTTTGTGTACGTAGTCTCCATgcaatcttcaaaaaaaaatatcaataaaaaagTTTACATCTGAAAATTAGAACATTTTCATTTCAATTGAATACTTTCGCAAAATGtaactttttggtcaaacaaaaCAATATTCTGCTATGTAAACCTAAATAAACATTCGAGGTCATGGACTCATGTTACCCTAATGTTTCATATATGACAGCTATAAAAGAGATGCCTATAGCTATCAATACCGAGAAGCCAAAGACACAACACTATGAATTACCAACGGCTTTCTTCGAACTTGTTCTTGGAAGAAACATGAAATACAGCTCTTGTTATTTCTCAAACGATTCAAGTAGCTTAGAAGATGCAGAGGAAGCAATGCTGGCTCTATATTGCCAAAGAGCTAAAGTGGAAGATGGACAAAGTGTTCTTGATGTCGGATGTGGCTGGGGATCTTTGTCCTTGTACATTGCCCGCAAGTACAGCAACTGCAAGATAACAGGTCTTTGCAACTCAAAAACACAGAAAGCATTCATCGATGAGAAATGCCGGTAATTATTTTCCACATTTCGCCCTAAGCCTTTCTCAAGTTCTATTAGAtaagttctttttttcttgAGCAAGTTCTATTAGATAAGGTAAGACTCTATTCATGCATGGTTCCTTATAACTTTTCATGTGTGCTTGAAGGAAACGTGGGAttcaaaatattgaaataattGTTGGAGATATTAGCACTTTTGAGCATGAAGGGACATATGACCGAGTACTCTCCATCGAAATGTTTGaggttaatatatattttttgggtataaactttattattatgttatatttaTCTAAGTTGATTGTTTTTAGCATATGAAAAACTATGGAGAGCTTCTGAAGAAAATTGGAAGGTGGATGAAGGAAGATGCTCTTCTGTTTGTTCACCATTTCTGCCATAAGACATTTGCTTACCACTTTGAGGTATAATCTAATGTTAAAAAATTGGTTGATTATTCATTTACTTAAccattattttcttgaaaataaaGTTATATATCTTTGTGGTTATGTTGATTCACTATAGGATGTGAATGATGATGACTGGATCACAAGACACTTCTTCAGTGGAGGAACAATGCCATCAGCGAATCTTCTCCTTTACTTCCAAGTAATATACATTGCATATATAGTCTCACTTTGTTGTCATCAAATGTAAACATATATGTCATTTATATATTCAGGAAGATGTTACAATTGTGGATCATTGGCTACTGAATGGAAATCATTATGCAAAGACCAGGTAAAAACTCTCAAAAGTTGTTGTAATAAAGCAATAAGAAGATTGTAATAATTACTTTATAATACAACATTGCAGTGAGGAGTGGCTGAAGAGAATGGACAAGGAGATAGTTGCAATAAAGGAGATAATGGAAATGACTTATGGGAAAGAGGAGGCAGTGAAGTGGATGGTTTACTGGAGAACCTTCTTCATAGCGGTTGCTGAGCTTTTCGGATACAGCAATGGAGAAGAGTGGATGGTTTCTCACTTCCTCTTCAAGAAGAAGTGATTCTATATCTTTCTTCTCTTAATAATCAGTTCTTGAATTCGTGAGTGCCAAATAAAGAATAAAGACATTCTCCTTCAACTTTGATTTCCTTCTAAGTAATAGATTCGTATGctttcctattttttttttaaaaagttgctCAAGGGAACTGTTTCAAAGAGACAAATGTAATGGTGAAACATAAAGTATCATCGAACTGGATTCTTTTGAATCAGCTTTGCTTTGTTGGGTTCAGCTCACCATCGACCTCCAACATGCGAGTGAGAAGTTTACCATCTAGATTCTCCTGTTTGACACAGAAACAAACAATACTCAGTAAGAGAAGCTTATGGAATGGATTACACACAACATGAACAGAGCTGGGAGTTACCGAGAGACAGTGTCTGTACTTATCCCACTCAGCAACACACTCTTCTTTATCACATTGCCCTTTCACGAACTTCTCTGAATACCATCTTCACAGAATCAAATATAAAGGATGTAACTTTACGATCTCATACTACGAAGAGAAGATTCAACGGTCCAAAGTTCAAACTCTAAAAGATCAAAAGACAAAGATATCCCTCAGAAACTCACCTGTTGAAGCAGTTGTGGTAAGCGTTTCGCAAATCAGCACAGGGTGAAGTAGAGGAGCTAGCAGAAGTTGAATCCTTTTTCTTCAACAAGCCCATATTCAACAAGAGAGAGAAACCAAACAAGAGAAAGTCTTCAACTCTGTTCTGTCAAAATTATGTAATGACGCCTTGTGAATTGCCAAAGATCAAACAAACAGAATTAAAATAGAGACAAATCAAGAACAATACAAAAAAGCTTCAAGATGAAGAATTTCAATTCGCAGAAGCAGAGAAacgtttttgttaaaatttgaaatttttaccGTTTTGTCGGATCAGGACAGGAAGACACAATTTGATTCAGACcggaacaaaaaaaagtatgtcTGAAGAATAAATCTCAATTCGCTAAAAACCCGTAAACCTCAGATTCCATCCACGAGATTGTGAGCAGTAAGTACTTCTCTCTCGTTGAACCCGTTACTCAACCCCACACACACGACGACAccacgacgacgacgacggaagTTTCCGAGGAAGTGTGGGGAAACTCTAAAACCGACGTCGTTTTCGCTAAAAAGAAAACCTTAAAAGCCCAATAGCGTAACGTGGGCTTTTTACTTAAAAGCTACGTAACCGACGTCGTTTTcgctaaaataaaataaacacgGTATTCAACGGTTAAGGCCCAATAGCGTATAGTGGGCTTTTTAACTTGTAAGTTACGTACATAAGGGAATCCAATCACGTGTagtgatcatcatcatctcgcGTGGCGTAACATAAAACACTTCCTTCACTGCAATTGtttgcttttttattttaaggatACACACAACTCCTCGGATTAGAGAAAACAGCAAacctcaaaaagaaaaaaaaaaagatggatcAGTTCAAAGGTCAACCTCGCCTCCCTAAGTTCGCCGTCCCCAAGCGCTACGATCTCCGTCTCACTCCCGATCTCGTCGCGTGTACTTTCACCGGAACGGTAGCGATCGATCTGGATGTAGTCGCAGATACTCGTTTCATCGTCCTGAACGCAGCTGATCTCTCGTTCAACGATGCCTCTGTTTCCTTCACTCCTCATAACTCCTCTCAGGTCAACGCTCCGACCATTCTCTCTTTtgcttttttgttgttgttgttgttgttgtaataATGATGTGGATTCAGATTCCGACAATGTGATTAAGTGTTACTGTCTTGATGGTTTGGATAAGTACTCTCGATCTTGGCTATAGAAAGCTGTCTGTCTTCTCGGGTTTTGATTGAATTGTGAAAAGTGTTTGGCTTGTTGCTTGTTATGTTTCGTTTAATAAAAAAGATTGCTTTTTTATGTTTAAGCAGGCGCTTGCAGCTCCGAAAGTGTCACTTTTTGAAGAGGATGAGATTCTTGTGCTTGAGTTTGCTGAGAATCTTCCTCATGGAGTTGGAGTTTTACAAATGGCTTTCAGTGGAATACTCAGTGACAAGATGAAGGGTTTCTACAAAAGgtgcgttttttttttgtttttataaaagttAAGAAATTTACATAGATCATAAGGGTTTAGTCTTGTTTTCTCTTGGTTGTGTGCAGTAC comes from the Brassica rapa cultivar Chiifu-401-42 chromosome A01, CAAS_Brap_v3.01, whole genome shotgun sequence genome and includes:
- the LOC103850045 gene encoding uncharacterized protein At4g33100, with the translated sequence MGLLKKKDSTSASSSTSPCADLRNAYHNCFNRWYSEKFVKGQCDKEECVAEWDKYRHCLSENLDGKLLTRMLEVDGELNPTKQS
- the LOC103854792 gene encoding kinesin-like protein KIN-4C, which codes for MCDAACVSPAISDVEETLNTLRYANCARNIKNKAVVQKQKTSAPSFDYDATFKELTPLKSEAKNKAVVHEHKPYVPSFDYDAMFKELTPSKSESLPVYDKPVYDKEDVFQAFSELKIPWTSQAARFDDLFASSSSRSELRKPVYDKPVYDEDVFEAITELHVFEAMPELQCDEDVFEAISELQIPSTSQPDDVSSSSPSEFTKHNTSSLDVSPKKTESEQEDKCQNKPMEIIDLIDDEAEDQEKPFIDLTTDEEAEVKEKPFIDLTTAECHLELKELNKRLEEKEAEIRGSDEEKVQLEKEKRALQREIEGLRQKLASGSSATPSCTCSKRSSCKTLRCQCLVANYFCVASCGCSSVKCSNRSRDERVL
- the LOC103850068 gene encoding (S)-coclaurine N-methyltransferase; this encodes METIVKVAYDASVKTVLTLLEKNLLPDVVIRRLTRLLLAGRLRSGYKPTAELQLSDLLRFVNSIKEMPIAINTEKPKTQHYELPTAFFELVLGRNMKYSSCYFSNDSSSLEDAEEAMLALYCQRAKVEDGQSVLDVGCGWGSLSLYIARKYSNCKITGLCNSKTQKAFIDEKCRKRGIQNIEIIVGDISTFEHEGTYDRVLSIEMFEHMKNYGELLKKIGRWMKEDALLFVHHFCHKTFAYHFEDVNDDDWITRHFFSGGTMPSANLLLYFQEDVTIVDHWLLNGNHYAKTSEEWLKRMDKEIVAIKEIMEMTYGKEEAVKWMVYWRTFFIAVAELFGYSNGEEWMVSHFLFKKK